In Candidatus Nitrosotenuis uzonensis, the sequence AACGTCTGGACGAAGACCGACGAGCTCGCACCGCTTGATCCACAGACAAGACTCGATCTTTCAAAACAAGCAAACGTTGACCAAGTAAGAAGTGTTCACAATAAATCCTATATCATGGTTCATCATGGAAACACAAACTGTCATGATATGTGGGAGCCGCATTATGCAAGATTCGGAGCGGATACCATACGACACCAAGTCGAATACGTGCTTGGCATACAAAAAAGCCTTGATCCGAACAAAAATCAATACGTGCCGCTGAAGGGCAAAATAGGTGACCAAGAGCACGCATCACAGATAAGATCGGGCTATTCGCAGTTCATTCCAATCTGTACGCAAAATGAACTTACTTCATTTGATTACAGCGTGAAAATCAATGATGAATCTGTAGGATTTGACGTATATTTTGTGCCCTCAATAGAGCAGCAAAAGAACTTTGATGAAGATAACGGACTTTTTGAACACTACACAAATGGCCAATGTGAGGGCAAAAACTATGTCCGATTTTCAGGCACATGCAATAATGTCGGGAAAAGCGCAGGTCTTCTAATCGCAGTGCCTGACTCGCTGACACTGCCACTTACCAAGATTGAAGTGTGGCTCTACGAGAAATAAACTTGGAAAAATGATTTAATTGAACTACGTATGACTATCACCAATGAAGGCAACATTTGGCGCCGGATGTTTTTGGTGCGTGGAGGACATCTTCCGCAACACAAAAGGCGTTACATCAACTCAAGTTGGCTATGCGGGGGGATGGAAGAAGAACCCTACATACGAAGAGGTATGTACTGACACGACTGGCCACGCAGAGGTAGTCCAAGTCGAATATGACCCAGATCAAATCTCGTACGAACAACTATTAGATGTGTTTTGGGGATGCCATGATCCTACTACGCTGAATAGGCAGGGACCTGACATTGGCAAGCAGTATCGCTCAGCCATATTCTGTCATGATTCG encodes:
- the msrA gene encoding peptide-methionine (S)-S-oxide reductase MsrA codes for the protein MKATFGAGCFWCVEDIFRNTKGVTSTQVGYAGGWKKNPTYEEVCTDTTGHAEVVQVEYDPDQISYEQLLDVFWGCHDPTTLNRQGPDIGKQYRSAIFCHDSEQERVANESMKKIQDSGKYARKIVTEIKPAPAFYRAEEYHQQYYAKCSIR